The Limnospira fusiformis SAG 85.79 genomic interval TCAAACTCATTGCGGCTGATTTCTTCGTGAGAAATGACATCCGCTTTAATGCCGAACTCGTCCAGTTTTTTATTCCAAACCAAATCACGCAACTGAGCCGGACATAGCACCATGGCGCGAGGGACTTTCCCCGGTCTGCGTTCTTCAATTAAGTAATGGTCAAGCACCCGCAAACCGATGTAGGTTTTTCCTAATCCGACCGAATCGGCAACCATGCAGCCACCGTGCTTGTTAATCAGTCGCACTGCCCTAGCAAATCCTTCCTGCTGAAAACTAGCCAGTTCCACCGAGGTGCGATCGCCTTCCCCCAAAACCGACTCTTCCTTAAACAGTTCGTACAGTGCCTTGAGGAAAACCTGATAGGGCGTGTAAGCCTTGCTGCCAAACTTAGAGGCGTTGAGAGCGTCGATGAATTTGCTTTTGTAGTCTAGGTCAACGCTGGGGTCATCCCAAAACTTCTCAAACCACCTTTCTCGCAGGTCGCGGGCGATCGCCTCGATTTTGTTGACCACGTTCAGTTCAGAGTTACCTTTCAGCCCTGATGGTGTGAAGTTGCTCGAACCAACGATGCTGTATCTGTCAAATATGTAGGCCTTGGCGTGCAGAAATTGAGACTTGTCACCCACAGATCCAAACAATCGCATCTGGATATGGTCTTGCTGGAAGTAGGCGATCGCCCGGTCTATTTCCTGCTTGTATTTAAGGTTATATTCCCGCTGTTCCAGTTGTCGTCGGGTTTCTTCTTGGAAATATTTAACCAGGTCAATGCGATCGCTCTCCGCTGGTCGGATAGCCGGGTCGCGACCAATCAGCAACCGCAGCAATTCCAGATGGTTCATTGCTTCTTCCAAATGCACCCACGCCTCAATCTGGAAAAATCCCGTGGCGATATCCAAAACCCGTTGTTCTTCCTTTTCAATCAGTTGTTTAAGGATAGTTTCGAGTTTGTGTTGGTAATTGTCGATGTAGTCGGGTAATGTCATAGTATTTAGCAATTAAGGATAGTTAGGTGAACATCTTTTGCAAAATTCCCCATTGCTCTAGTTGATTGTGGGCAATGGCATACAGGTCAGTTTGATTGATACTTATACCCCAAACTATGTAGATGATATCTTTAGGTTTGAGTTCGGGCTTATTTTTGATTAGGTTCAACAGGTGTTCAATTAACAATGAGTCATCATTGGCATAGCATTGACGGTAAGCGTTGCGTTCTTGGAACTTAGCAAGTGGATCTATGTCAGGATTGCCAAAAAGTTGCGAAACCTGTGATTTTTGTGGCTCCATACCTGTATCAATTTTTGAGTTACTAGGATTGTTAGACAATTGTGATGGAATGATTTTCTTTTTCTCCAAATTAATTAGCCTATACTCAGTACATTTGCGGTTTCTTATTCCATGGGTTAATTTCCTGCGTTTTATTACTCCATAGGTTAATTGCAATTGTTTTATGGCTTGATTCTGAATTTGACGGATTCTTTCTCGTGTCAATCCACAGGAATCACCAATTTCTTGTAAAGTCCGTTCTCCCTGACCATCTAAGCCAAATCGAAGGGTTAACACTTTCTGATATCGTGGATCTAAAGTAGACAAGACTTGCTGAATTTCGTCACGCATCCATTGCTCTTCTAAGTATTGAGCCAGGTCATCGGTACCGTGGAGTAAATCAGCTAGACTGAAGTTATCGGTTAGCAGAGCATCCAATGACCTTGGTCGGCTTAATTGGTTGATTCCGCGTAAATCCTCAACTTCCTTCGCACTCATCTTTAACTCAACCGCAATCTCTTCTAAACTGGGGGTATGCTCAAGTTTAAGGGGGAGCTGACGGGTTGCTTTTTTGATTTTGTTCAAACTCTCATAGACGTGAACAGGTACTCGAATTATTCTAGATTCATTGCAAATACCACGGGTGATGGCTTGCCGAATCCACCACGTTGCATAGGTTGAGAATTTATAGTCCTTTGTCGGGTCAAACTTTTCGGTAGCCCTAATCAATCCAAAATTGCCATGCTGAATTAAATCTAATAACTCTAGGCCACGATGTTGGTAATTCTTGGCAATGGATACCACCAATCTGAGGTTACTACAAACTAAAGTGTGTTGAGCATATCGTCCCTTTGAGATAGCATCATGTAATTGGGATAACGACAACCCCGTAGTATTTGCCCACTCTAGGTCTGTAGGTTCTCGGTGCAGGCGGGAATCTAAGGACTTCTTATCTTGTTCTAACTCAAGCCATCGTTGCACCTTTTGAGCTAAGAATATCTCGTCCTGTCTTTTAAGTAATGGAATCCGGCCAATTTCTCTGAGGTAGCATTGCACTAAATCTTGACTGATGAGTTGCTGTTTTTCTTTCCTCACCTGTTTCAAGGTTTGGTGTTGTACCCGATAAAGTTGCCGAGGGTTGAGGCTATGGGCAGCCATCTTCTCCAATTGATTCAAGTCATAAAAGCTAGGGTCTTTGAGGTTGATGAGCATCTTAGCAATGCTCCACTTAACGTTAAATTGTTGGTCAAATGTTTGGAATGGACTGACCAACATTAATTTTTGATAGTTCACTGTAGCAACAATCAATATATCGGTATAACGTTGGCATAAACTTTTAGCGATCGCTATCAGCCGAGGCATTACTTCTACATTATAACTCCAGCTTTTCGGTTCTAACTCCAACAAAAATACCTGTAGCGCTCCCTTTTCCTGATTGGCAATTAGATACGCTGTTTTTATCGCTTCGGTATTGGTAGGCGATAACTCTAGGTCACTCACGTCAATCACATCGCAACAGGCATCGTAACCCAATAATTCAAATATCACGGCTACCGATAAAGCATCATTAATATTTTTTAAATCTTCTATATGTATATGCCGATAAACCATAACCTTCCCCTGATAAAAACATAAAAAATGACATGAAAAATTTGCCGTTTTTTTTTGATTACTACTCCCCTAAATTTTAATTTTTTCAGCAGTCATCCCATATATATGAGCTACCATATCATCTATTTTTGCTTCCCAATCCTCTACTTCGACTCCTTTGGTGTCTCGGTATTTATTAACTATAAATTCCATAGCTTTTTTGTCTACCTTTGAAGCTGATAAGATGGGAAATTGTGATAAATATTTATCCATAAATTTGACCAATCCTCATCCCATTAAATAACTAATTTGTGCATCAATCAAAACTTGATTATTTAAAATAGGTAAAATAAACTGCAAGTAAGTAAAAATGCAATATAATTTATTGAATAAACAACTGTTATTTTTATGAAAATCTAATTGACTATAAGATGCAATATCAGGATCTATAATTTTAGGCGTTTCCAATTTTTGACAATAAGCACAACTTCTTAATTCCCCAAAACACTTGCCTAGATCTACTCGTTTAATTAATTGATTTCGATATTCATTGAATCTCTTGTAAATAACAGAATAAGTTTTAGCAAAAATAGTTTCTGCTTCTTTGAAGGCTTGGCAGTGAGCGTGGTACAATTGGGAGGGGGATTTACCGTTAACAGCCAGGGCTTCCAGGCGATCGCGATCGAACGCCGTGGGGTTAGTGCGATCGATGAGTAGTTTGCGAATGTGACGCTTGATGTTCTTGTTGTCATCGAAGGCTTTACGAGGGTTAACCAACATCAATTGGTTATAATCGGTGGTAGCCATCAACAGAAATTCCGTGCTTTGTTGTCCTAACTGGTTAGCGATCGCCTTCAGGCGGCTACTGGCGGTGCTATCTTCCTGCCATTCTTCCGGGCGTAGTTGAAAAAGCAGCACCTTCAAATCCGGGTCGCCGTTATCCTGTTGTGCGATTAAGTAAGCCTTTTCAACCGCCTCACCATGGCGATCGCTCAGACCCACATCTTCCGGGTCAAATTCCTCGCCGCAGGTATTGTAACCCAACCGCCTGAATAAATCAGCGATTTTCTCCGGTCCAGTGAGACCCCTAATATCCTCAATTCCGAGCAAACGTTGATTAGTCATCTTGGCTTCCTGATCATGCGATCGCCATTCCCCCATAGTACCAATAAGCGATCGTTATTCTGGTGCTGCCCTTACGTCACCGGGCGAGTCCATCCCACTCAAATAACTTCCAGTGTACCCCCCCACCCACCACAAAAACCCCAATTTTTTACAATTCTTATTAATGAGCCAATCCCCATCTAATTAATAGGGAGCCGCCCCACAATCTTACCGACATTTCCGATATCACCCCCCGTCGAGAGTGTCTGCGAGTTATTGTTTTTGGTGGCGATCGGTTTCTCCTCGTGTGGAAAGTGTCTTAGGTGTTGTTATTGATTAATAGGCAATTTCCGAGAGGGGGAGAGTTTGTCCGGTCAATGATTGTCGCCCTTCAAAATATAGCCAGTATAATCAAAATATGACTGAACGATGAATCAGAATTGAGCAAGCCCCAACTGAAAAAGGAGCAACAGCCAATGGACTACAGAGAACGAATCACCCTAGAACCGAGCCAACGCAGTGGCAAACCCTGCATTCGCGGTATGCGGATCACCGTTTATGATGTGCTGTCCTATTTAGCCTCTGGCATGACCTACCAAGAAATTTTAGACGACTTTCCCTACCTCACCCAAGAGGATATCTTGGCTTGCCTCAGCTACGCCGCCAATCGGGAACAACAAACCCTACTGGTGCAAGCATGAATCTGCTATTTGACCACAATCTTTCACCTCGGCTAATACAAAGACTTGCTGACTTGTTTCCCGAATCAACCCACGTTTACCAAATCGGACTCGAGAAATCAGGCGATCGTGAGGTTTGGGATTATGCCAAGCACCATAAATTCATCATCGTCACCAAAGACAGCGACTACAACGAACTCCTCACATTAATGGGCTTTCCCCCAAAAATAATTTGGATTCGTCGAGGCAACTGCTCTACCACAGACATTGAAGCAATCCTGCGAACTCACGCAGCACATATTCAAACCTTAATCAGTGACTCTACCCTAGGCATCTTGACCCTCTACTAGCACCGGATTAGCGTTAAGGTAAGCTAAAATCGACAGCATTAGCTGTAAACTCAACAACAACTATGGCGACACAACTCCCCAGTCGCGATCGAACAGTCCGCCGTTGAGGCGATCGCCTCCCAGAAACTCCGAGGTCGCGTTTAAAGCGGGGAGTCAAGGCGATTTCAATGGGTAATGGTTCACTCGGCATCAATACCTTCCCACATTTCTGACAGGGGGAGGGTTTGTCCCGTGAAGGCTTCCTGTAGTCCTTGTTTAATGCCTTCTATGGCGATTTCGGTAGGTGTTTCGCCGGGGTCTTCTTCGTCTTCTTCCAGCATCAAGACGATGAGGCGGACTCGCTGAGGTTTGGTAATACCTAGGGAGCAATCAAGGGTTAGTTCTCCACTTTCGTTAATGGTCGCTGTGGTTTCAATAGCTTTCATGCTGTTTCGACTTTAGGGGTTTGTAGCTAATTTAGCGCATTTCCCCTTATCGAGTAGGTCGCCGGGGGTGGCGGCGGATTTGGCTGTCGGGTTCCCCAGCCTGTCGCTTTCCTCATGGTAGTGGGGTCGATTGGCGTTAAAGCACTTTTTTCCTGATTTGATAGGGGTTTGAGGATTCTAGGGCTGATTATCGGGATTTGCGTTAAAGCACTTTCAAGCCCAAAACCGAAGACGTTGATAGACTTCGGCATACCGCAGAACTCTAT includes:
- a CDS encoding type II toxin-antitoxin system RelN family antitoxin; this translates as MKAIETTATINESGELTLDCSLGITKPQRVRLIVLMLEEDEEDPGETPTEIAIEGIKQGLQEAFTGQTLPLSEMWEGIDAE
- a CDS encoding DUF5615 family PIN-like protein yields the protein MNLLFDHNLSPRLIQRLADLFPESTHVYQIGLEKSGDREVWDYAKHHKFIIVTKDSDYNELLTLMGFPPKIIWIRRGNCSTTDIEAILRTHAAHIQTLISDSTLGILTLY
- a CDS encoding sigma-70 family RNA polymerase sigma factor, giving the protein MVYRHIHIEDLKNINDALSVAVIFELLGYDACCDVIDVSDLELSPTNTEAIKTAYLIANQEKGALQVFLLELEPKSWSYNVEVMPRLIAIAKSLCQRYTDILIVATVNYQKLMLVSPFQTFDQQFNVKWSIAKMLINLKDPSFYDLNQLEKMAAHSLNPRQLYRVQHQTLKQVRKEKQQLISQDLVQCYLREIGRIPLLKRQDEIFLAQKVQRWLELEQDKKSLDSRLHREPTDLEWANTTGLSLSQLHDAISKGRYAQHTLVCSNLRLVVSIAKNYQHRGLELLDLIQHGNFGLIRATEKFDPTKDYKFSTYATWWIRQAITRGICNESRIIRVPVHVYESLNKIKKATRQLPLKLEHTPSLEEIAVELKMSAKEVEDLRGINQLSRPRSLDALLTDNFSLADLLHGTDDLAQYLEEQWMRDEIQQVLSTLDPRYQKVLTLRFGLDGQGERTLQEIGDSCGLTRERIRQIQNQAIKQLQLTYGVIKRRKLTHGIRNRKCTEYRLINLEKKKIIPSQLSNNPSNSKIDTGMEPQKSQVSQLFGNPDIDPLAKFQERNAYRQCYANDDSLLIEHLLNLIKNKPELKPKDIIYIVWGISINQTDLYAIAHNQLEQWGILQKMFT
- a CDS encoding DUF433 domain-containing protein, whose protein sequence is MDYRERITLEPSQRSGKPCIRGMRITVYDVLSYLASGMTYQEILDDFPYLTQEDILACLSYAANREQQTLLVQA